Within the Planctomycetota bacterium genome, the region GGGTGGGCGGCCGCCGCCTCGGCGGCCGCGCTCTTCATGGCCGCCGTGTCCCTCATCGTCGTTGCCGGAAACGGCTCCCGGCGGGAGACCGGAGGCGGCGCGGGTTCCGCGGAGCCGGCGGCCGCCGTTCTTCCCGCGCAGCCCGATGCTTCCGCTTCGCGCGCGCCCGCGGTCCAGCCGCGACCGCCTGAGACGTCGCCTCCTTCGGATTCCGGGCCCGCCCGCACTCCGCCTCCCGCGGGTCGGCCCTCCGGGTCCGAGGCGGGGTCCGCCCAGGCGGCGCGGCTGGAACGCGTGCGTGGGGAGGTCTACGTTCTGACGGGGAAGGGACGGGAGCCCGCTCCGGAGGGACGGCTCGTTCTTCCGGGTGAAGGGTTGGAAACCGTGGGTCAGGCCAGCGAGGCGCGCCTGCGGTTTCCGGACGGCCACCTTCTGGACGTCGGCCCCAACAGCAAGGTGAAGGCCGTTCCGCCGCCGAAGCCGCCGGTGACGCTGTTCGGCGTGCCGCTGCGGGACGCGCGGATCGTGTTCCTCGTCGATCTCTCGCGCGCCGAGAACCTGGGGGCGGCCCGGGGGGAACTGCGGAAGGCGGTCTCGAAGCTTCCCGACGGCACGCGCGTAAACCTCATGGCGGCGGAAGACGACGTCTCGATCTGGAGCGCCGGAGCCTTCAAGGCGCTCGGCAAGCAGACGCGCGCGCCGGCGCTGGGGTTCCTGGACCGCGCGGTTCCGGCTTCCACGGCCGGGGCGAAGGATCTGCTGCGCGCGGCGGGCGAGCGGCTGCGCGGAGAGAAGGAGCCGGTGACGATTCTCCTTCTTTCCGAGGGGCGGGACGCCGGCGAACCCGAAGGCCTGGCGGCGGCGGCGCGCCAGGCGTTCGAGGGAAGGCGCGCGACGATTCACGTGGTGGCTTTTCCGCTTTACGCGGGAGGCGAATCCCGGGGCGGTTCGGAGCGGGAGGCCCTGCGCCGGCTGGCGGAGAGCCACGGAGGAATTTTCACGGCGCGCTGATCGCGCTTCGGGTGCAGGGGGGTAAGGGGCGGGCCCTGCGGAGCAACTCCAAAGGGGGGTGCACATGCGCTTTTTCCTTTCCGCGCTCGTCCTTTCGGTGGCGGCCGGCTCGGCGTCGTCGGGGACGGCCGTTCCGGTCGCCGTCGACGAAGTGACATCGGGCCGCGTGGCCTACTGGCGGATGGATTCGGTTTCCGGAACGACGACTCCAGGCACGCCCGGCGACGCCACGCTCGTCAACGGAGCCGCCGCGGGCGCAGGGCGCTTCAACGGCGGAATTTCGCTGGACGGCACGAACGACTATCTGGAGGCGGCCGACCATGCCTCGCTCAATTTCGGAACGGGAAGCTTCACCGTGGCCTTGTGGTTCCGCGCGACCGGGACGGCGTCGAAGCGTCTGATCAACAAGTGGAACGGACCCAAACCCCAGGGGTGGCTTCTGGACGTGCACTCGGGCGCCGGGGGAGCGGCCCAGGCGGGTTATATCCGCTTCCGCATCGACGACAACCCCGATGGAGACGCGGCCTCCGACAGCCTGGACATCGCCCGCGATGCCGACCTCGATCTGCGGGTCAATCAATGGACGCACGTCGCGGCCGTCGTGAACCGCTCCTCCGCTCCCGGAAACGTGCTCCTCTACGTGAACGGGAATCCCGTGGGCGGGGCGACGAATCTTCCGAGCGGCTTCGGTTCGGTCAGCAACACGTTTGCGCTCGGCATCGGCACGATCCCGACGTCCCTGGGCAAATACTTCGCCGGCGGCGTGGACGAGGTGGCGCTCTACAACCGGGCGCTCACCCAGACCGAGGTGCGGACGCTCATCCGCCCGCTTCCGCCCGAGGACCTGGCGGCCTCGCTCGGCGGCTCGCCGGGGGCCCCGGCCGTGACGCTCACGTGGGACGCCGCGCCGGGCGCCGACACGTACGACGTCTACCGTTCTCTCGACGGCGGGACGCCGGTCCA harbors:
- a CDS encoding LamG domain-containing protein, translating into MRFFLSALVLSVAAGSASSGTAVPVAVDEVTSGRVAYWRMDSVSGTTTPGTPGDATLVNGAAAGAGRFNGGISLDGTNDYLEAADHASLNFGTGSFTVALWFRATGTASKRLINKWNGPKPQGWLLDVHSGAGGAAQAGYIRFRIDDNPDGDAASDSLDIARDADLDLRVNQWTHVAAVVNRSSAPGNVLLYVNGNPVGGATNLPSGFGSVSNTFALGIGTIPTSLGKYFAGGVDEVALYNRALTQTEVRTLIRPLPPEDLAASLGGSPGAPAVTLTWDAAPGADTYDVYRSLDGGTPVQIATGLTGTTYTDSSLPVQGNSYTVTYTVRGANFFQSLDSLPATVTVDPPPPRTGDHTEGLFDDRCACGSAGPVPGGPFPALALAAAGLAGLLLGRR